A region from the Triticum urartu cultivar G1812 chromosome 1, Tu2.1, whole genome shotgun sequence genome encodes:
- the LOC125550980 gene encoding E3 ubiquitin-protein ligase UPL6 yields the protein MFFSGDPTSRKRVDLGGRSNKERDRQVLLEQTREERRRRLALRLQNSSATKIQKCFRGRKAFELARLEVRKNFCSTFGEHCQRVDRNCFGNNSDFLRQLLFFFNASKDSDIAILSQVCSLLLQYVKHGDVVSLFAGVDYSSVEPVVIHRVKRLALICVHAVHQKRYDWNNQLLMSVQSTSMPFVQLLETVACLINPKLPWNCKVVGYLQQKKIYCLFRGIISAVPQNARNMEHCDISALEQVLMLTASHVGDNQCCCPAVDPRWSFSSQLLSIPFLWHRLPHFKKVFSANGLSKYYIHQIACYLPSRADVLPNDISAKQPGYACVLANVLEAATWILSEPKFASDRAADIIAVSTSLLDALPTITSATERADDDDDMAMDVDVKDELDIDLQKQIMAAFDSNTKLLEHLVNALFTGTLSTNYSDPSGPSDAEVEAVGSICAFLHVMFSTLPLDVTMTALAYRTDIVPALWNFIKRCHENQRWPYFSKYISPLPVDAPGWLLPVSVFCPIYKYMLKIVDNEEFYEQEKPLSLKDLKALVLILKQALWQLLWIIPSHTSPSQKALPNPLGLKKMSIDSLKSQARIGLSELLTQLQDWNSRLPFTAESDFYSQEATSENFVSQAILGNTRASEIIKLAPFLAPFTIRVKIFTSQLANSKQSMASHSALTRHRFKIRRSRLLEDAFDQLSLLSEEDLKGPIRVSFVNEHGVEEAGIDGGGIFKDFMENITRAAFDVQYGLFKETVDHVLYPNPGSGLVHEQHLQYFHFLGSLLGKAMYEGILVDLPFATFFLSKLKEKSNFLNDLPSLDPELYRHLLFLKHYKGDLSDLELYFVIVNNEYGEQAEEELLPGGREMRVTNQNVITFIHLVANHRLNYQIRGQGRHFLRGFQKLIPKEWIDMFNEHEIQLLISGSLESLDIDDLRLNTNYSGGYHPDHEIIDMLWEVLKSFSSDNQKKFLKFVTGCSRGPLLGFEYLDPKFCIQRAGVPGLEEHGDRLPTSATCMNLLKLPPYRTKEQLQTKLLYAINSEAGFDLS from the exons ATGTTCTTCTCCGGCGACCCGACGTCGAGGAAGCGGGTGGACCTGGGCGGGCGGAGCAACAAGGAGCGCGACCGCCAGGTGCTGCTCGAGCAGACGCGCgaggagcgccgccgccgcctcgcacTGCGCCTCCAGAACTCCTCCGCCACCAAGATCCAG AAATGCTTCAGAGGGAGGAAGGCGTTCGAATTGGCACGCTTGGAAGTTCGAAAGAACTTTTGTTCTACTTTTGGGGAACACTGCCAGAGGGTAGATAG GAACTGCTTTGGCAATAATTCTGATTTTCTTCGCCAATTGCTGTTCTTCTTCAATGCAAGTAAAGACAGTGATATTGCTATACTTTCTCAAGTCTGCAGCTTACTTCTGCAGTATGTTAAGCATG GGGATGTTGTAAGTCTCTTTGCGGGTGTAGATTACTCCTCAGTGGAACCAGTTGTAATTCATAGGGTTAAAAGACTTGCACTCATCTGTGTGCATGCTGTTCATCAGAAGAG GTATGATTGGAATAATCAACTTTTGATGTCAGTGCAAAGCACATCAATGCCTTTTGTCCAATTACTAGAAACTGTGGCTTGTTTGATAAATCCTAAACTGCCGTGGAACTGCAAAGTAGTTGGGTATCTTCAGCAGAAAAAGATTTATTGCTTATTTCGGGGAATTATCAGTGCAGTACCG CAAAATGCAAGAAATATGGAGCACTGTGATATATCTGCGCTGGAGCAAGTTCTCATGCTTACTGCTTCACATGTTGGTGATAATCAATGTTGTTGTCCAGCTGTGGATCCAAGATGGAGTTTTTCCTCGCAGCTTCTATCCATTCCTTTTCTCTGGCATCGTTTGCCACACTTCAAGAAG GTTTTCTCTGCTAATGGGCTCAGCAAATATTATATTCATCAGATAGCTTGCTATTTGCCCAGTCGTGCTGATGTTCTCCCTAATGATATATCAGCTAAACAGCCAGGATATGCGTGTGTTCTTGCAAATGTACTCGAAGCTGCAACTTGGATTTTGTCTGAACCAAAGTTCGCTTCTGATAGA GCGGCTGACATCATTGCTGTTTCCACGTCATTATTGGATGCGTTGCCAACGATCACTTCAGCTACCGAAA GGGCAGATGATGACGATGACATGGCCATGGATGTCGACGTTAAAGACGAGCTTGATATTGATTTGCAAAAACAGATAATGGCAGCATTTGATTCAAATACAAAGTTACTTGAACATTTG GTGAATGCTCTGTTCACAGGCACCTTAAGCACAAACTATTCTGATCCATCTGGGCCATCAGATGCTGAAGTGGAAGCTGTAGGGTCTATCTGTGCTTTTCTTCATGTCATGTTCAGCACATTGCCTCTGGATGTAACTATGACTGCGCTGGCCTATCGTACTGACATTGTTCCTGCACTATGGAACTTTATAAAGCGATGCCACGAAAACCAAAGATGGCCATATTTTTCCAAGTATATCTCTCCTTTGCCTGTAGATGCTCCTGGTTGGCTCCTGCCTGTGTCTGTATTCTGTCCCATATACAA GTACATGTTAAAGATCGTTGATAACGAGGAATTCTATGAGCAGGAGAAACCTCTTTCACTTAAAGATTTGAAGGCCCTGGTCCTCATTTTAAAGCAG GCTTTATGGCAACTTCTTTGGATTATTCCTTCACATACATCTCCTAGCCAGAAAGCATTGCCCAATCCTTTAGGCCTTAAGAAAATGTCCATCGACAGTCTTAAGAGCCAGGCAAGGATTGGGTTATCTGAATTACTCACCCAG TTGCAAGACTGGAACAGCCGACTCCCATTCACTGCTGAAAGTGATTTCTATTCTCAAGAAGCAACAAGTGAAAATTTTGTTTCTCAG GCGATACTTGGCAACACTCGAGCATCAGAGATTATAAAGCTTGCTCCCTTTTTGGCACCTTTTACCATTAGAGTTAAAATATTTACT TCACAATTGGCAAATTCTAAACAATCGATGGCATCTCATTCTGCCTTGACAAGACATCGGTTTAAAATAAGAAGAAGTCGACTCCTCGAAGATGCTTTTGATCAGCTAAGCTTGCTCTCTGAAGAAGATCTTAAAGGACCA ATCCGAGTATCATTTGTTAATGAGCATGGTGTGGAAGAAGCTGGAATTGATGGAGGTGGAATTTTCAAAGATTTCATGGAAAATATCACTCGTGCTGCTTTTGATGTGCAGTATGGCCTATTCAAG GAAACAGTCGACCATGTTCTGTACCCCAACCCTGGATCAGGATTGGTTCATGAGCAGCATCTGCAGTATTTCCATTTTCTTGGAAGTCTCCTTGGGAAG GCAATGTATGAGGGCATACTTGTTGATCTGCCATTTGCAACCTTCTTCTTGAGCAAGCTGAAAGAGAA GTCTAACTTCTTGAACGATCTGCCTTCCTTGGATCCAGAGTTGTATCGACATCTTCTATTTTTGAAG CATTACAAGGGCGACCTCTCAGATTTGGAGTTGTACTTCGTTATCGTGAATAATGAATATGGTGAACAAGCTGAAGAAGAGCTCCTTCCTGGTGGGAGAGAGATGCGTGTTACTAATCAGAATGTTATTACGTTTATCCACCTTGTTGCCAACCATCGATTAAACTATCAG ATCCGTGGACAAGGTAGACATTTTCTAAGAGGTTTTCAAAAACTTATACCAAAGGAATGGATTGATATGTTCAATGAACATGAAATTCAG CTTCTCATATCTGGCTCTCTGGAAAGTTTGGACATTGATGACTTGCGCTTAAACACCAACTATTCTGGAGGTTATCATCCG GACCATGAGATTATCGATATGCTGTGGGAGGTTCTAAAGAGCTTCAGTTCAGATAATCAGAAAAAGTTTCTCAA GTTTGTGACTGGATGTTCTCGCGGGCCACTCCTTGGATTTGAGTACCTTGATCCTAAATTCTGCATTCAGAG AGCTGGTGTCCCCGGCTTGGAGGAACATGGAGACCGTTTGCCCACCTCGGCTACTTGCATGAACCTTCTTAAGCTCCCTCCTTACAGAAC CAAGGAGCAGTTGCAAACCAAACTGTTGTATGCAATAAACTCGGAAGCCGGTTTCGATCTGAGCTAA